From Primulina huaijiensis isolate GDHJ02 chromosome 15, ASM1229523v2, whole genome shotgun sequence, one genomic window encodes:
- the LOC140959387 gene encoding uncharacterized protein, with product MEFIFNKTIFLFVLILVIDGSFFGKPVDATALEDVCRKTFDENYCLTDFGSSSSTKTAPIPALANLAIGKVIENMNMTQRLIDLMLYLITDPQIHNVVTECKNFYVPAFSSILSSAYDNLNHGQYRQLGQQATQVFNAADQCEKAYATLLQKPPFEDSIYNLKRLSNILEVIADDFL from the coding sequence ATGGAGTTTATATTCAACAAAACCATCTTCCTCTTCGTGTTGATACTCGTCATCGACGGGTCTTTCTTCGGTAAACCAGTAGATGCTACTGCACTCGAAGACGTATGTCGTAAGACATTCGACGAAAATTACTGTTTAACCGATTTCGGGTCGAGTTCGAGCACGAAAACGGCTCCCATCCCAGCGCTGGCAAATTTAGCCATCGGGAAGGTGATAGAGAACATGAACATGACTCAACGTTTGATCGATCTCATGTTGTATCTCATAACCGATCCTCAAATCCACAATGTAGTAACCGAATGCAAGAATTTTTATGTTCCTGCTTTTTCGTCCATACTATCATCAGCATACGATAATCTGAATCATGGGCAGTATCGCCAACTCGGTCAGCAGGCTACGCAAGTGTTTAACGCCGCCGATCAATGTGAGAAAGCTTACGCTACTCTCCTCCAGAAGCCCCCTTTCGAGGATTCCATTTATAATTTGAAACGTTTGTCTAATATTCTCGAGGTTATTGCTGATGACTTCTTATAA
- the LOC140958722 gene encoding uncharacterized protein isoform X1, which yields MQALFITIHQISVMDPSLMFSDNPSLYCLAELISSPLGGGGVELGAFGGGGGVGDASLEESTVTELSGGKRIRGVGNSIDGLSSKLVLASNANHAVARREKISERMKILQDLVPGCNKVIGKALVLDEIINYIQSLQHQVEFLSMKLEAVNSGLNHRAEGFPSEYLPVPISNPNRTLYVSKTSREYDVDTQMLSFGT from the exons ATGCAAGCCTTGTTCATCACTATTCACCAAATATCGGTAATGGACCCGTCGTTGATGTTTTCCGACAACCCGTCTTTGTATTGTTTGGCGGAGCTGATTTCGTCTCCGTTGGGCGGAGGAGGGGTTGAACTGGGGGCGTTTGGTGGCGGTGGCGGGGTTGGAGATGCTTCGCTGGAGGAATCGACGGTGACCGAGCTGAGCGGCGGGAAGAGGATACGGGGAGTTGGGAATTCCATTGATGGTCTCTCCTCTAAGCTTGTTTTGGCCAGTAATGCTAATCATGCTGTG GCTCGGAGGGAAAAGATCAGTGAGAGGATGAAAATCCTGCAAGATTTGGTTCCAGGATGTAACAAG GTTATTGGTAAAGCTCTGGTTCTTGacgaaataattaattatatccaGTCACTACAGCATCAAGTTGAG TTTTTGTCGATGAAGCTTGAGGCTGTTAATTCAGGACTCAACCACAGAGCAGAAGGGTTTCCTTCGGAATAT CTACCAGTGCCAATATCCAATCCCAACAGAACACTATATGTGTCCAAgacatcaagagaatatgatgTAGATACGCAGATGCTCTCCTTTGGGACTTAG
- the LOC140958534 gene encoding hydroxyproline O-galactosyltransferase GALT6-like isoform X1 — MPAFFYIFSPQFRVLAFFESFVRNLKMKSVNVELFFLASRQRSIRALTVLGLLYLLLVGFEVPFVYKNGFSLVSETDFSRSVNGGFLNSKPFMLQSKENLEEKVAPVRPVDIPYHSRPDRRIIELAKTPLSSLNFNAGILNSSLKDGILKSAKVAFELGGKLWQELESMAKNRSDEEYIRGASLDSSSSSKFEECPHSISIPGEDFLKNGRVVMLPCGLTLDSHITVVAKPRVAHWETDPKISLLNEGQHVMVSQFMMELRGLRAVEGEDPPRILHFNPRLKGDWSGKPVIEQNTCYRMQWGTSHRCEGRNSRADEETVDGLMKCEKWIRDDDNESEESKAMWWLNRLIGRTKKVAVDWPFPFVENKLFVLTLIAGLEGFHISVDGRHIASFPYRTGFTLEDATGLFLTGDIDVHYIFAASLPTSHPSFAPQKHLDLSERWKAPPIRDGPVELFIGILSAGNHFAERMAMRKSWMQHKLIKSSIVVARFFVALHARKEVNVEVNKEANFFGDIVIVPYMDNYDLVVLKTVAICEYGVRALSANYIMKADDDTFVRVDAIIKEVKKVPNTRSLYVGNINYHNKPLRSGKWAVTYEEWPEEDYPPYANGPGYIISSDIANLILSDFEKHKLRLFKMEDVSMGMWVGKVNSSRPVEFVHSLKFCQFGCIEDYYTAHYQSPRQMLCLWNKLRRQRKPLCCNMR, encoded by the exons atGCCAGCATTCTTCTACATTTTTTCTCCTCA GTTTCGTGTCTTAGCTTTTTTTGAAAGTTTTGTGAGAAATCTGAAGATGAAGAGTGTGAATGTAGAGCTGTTTTTTTTAGCGAGCCGGCAAAGATCGATTCGGGCGCTGACTGTGTTGGGGCTTTTGTACTTACTTTTGGTGGGTTTTGAAGTTCCATTTGTGTACAAAAATGGGTTCTCTCTTGTTTCTGAAACAGACTTTTCTAGAAGCGTAAATGGTGGGTTCTTGAATTCCAAACCTTTTATGCTGCAAAGCAAGGAGAATTTGGAGGAGAAAGTGGCCCCTGTTCGTCCTGTAGATATTCCGTATCATTCACGACCCGATAGAAGAATCATAGAGCTCGCAAAGACTCCACTCTCGAGCTTGAATTTCAATGCCGGCATTTTGAATTCGAGTCTTAAAGATGGGATTTTGAAGTCCGCAAAGGTGGCCTTTGAACTGGGCGGAAAGCTTTGGCAGGAGCTCGAATCAATGGCAAAAAATCGCAGTGATGAAGAATATATCAGAGGTGCTAGTCTTGATAGTAGCAGTAGCAGTAAATTTGAGGAATGCCCCCATTCAATATCGATACCAGGCGAGGATTTCTTGAAGAATGGACGAGTGGTGATGTTGCCGTGCGGGCTAACTTTAGATTCGCATATAACAGTGGTGGCGAAGCCGAGGGTTGCACACTGGGAAACGGACCCGAAGATTTCTTTGTTGAACGAAGGCCAACATGTTATGGTTTCGCAGTTTATGATGGAGTTGCGGGGGCTGAGGGCTGTGGAAGGCGAGGATCCACCCAGGATTTTACATTTTAATCCGAGGTTGAAAGGGGATTGGAGTGGAAAGCCTGTCATTGAGCAGAACACCTGTTACAGGATGCAGTGGGGGACGTCACACCGTTGCGAAGGTCGGAACTCCAGAGCTGATGAGGAGACTG TTGATGGATTAATGAAATGTGAGAAGTGGATCCGGGATGATGATAATGAATCAGAGGAATCAAAGGCAATGTGGTGGTTAAACCGGTTAATCGGACGGACTAAAAAAGTGGCCGTCGATTGGCCATTCCCATTTGTGGAAAACAAGTTGTTTGTCCTAACACTTATTGCTGGCCTTGAGGGTTTCCATATCAGTGTAGATGGCAGACATATCGCCTCGTTTCCATATCGCACC gGATTTACACTTGAGGATGCCACTGGGCTATTTCTGACCGGCGATATCGATGTTCATTATATTTTTGCTGCGTCCTTGCCAACATCACACCCGAGTTTCGCTCCTCAGAAACATCTTGATTTGTCTGAAAGATGGAAGGCTCCCCCTATTCGGGATGGGCCGGTTGAACTTTTCATCGGTATTCTTTCCGCAGGCAACCACTTTGCGGAAAGAATGGCCATGAGGAAATCTTGGATGCAGCATAAGCTAATAAAATCTTCTATCGTTGTTGCACGTTTCTTTGTAGCTCTG CATGCGAGAAAGGAGGTCAACGTTGAAGTCAATAAAGAAGCAAACTTTTTTGGTGACATTGTCATTGTACCGTACATGGACAACTACGATCTCGTTGTACTAAAAACCGTTGCCATCTGTGAATATGGC GTTCGGGCTTTATCTGCAAATTATATTATGAAGGCCGATGATGACACATTTGTGAGAGTCGATGCAATTATTAAGGAAGTGAAGAAAGTGCCTAATACCAGAAGCTTGTATGTGGGGAATATAAATTACCACAATAAGCCCTTACGAAGTGGTAAATGGGCTGTCACGTATGAG GAGTGGCCAGAGGAAGATTATCCACCCTATGCAAATGGACCAGGCTACATTATCTCATCTGACATTGCAAATCTCATCCTTTCGGATTTCGAAAAACACAAACTGAGG CTGTTTAAAATGGAAGATGTTAGCATGGGAATGTGGGTGGGGAAAGTCAACTCCTCGAGACCAGTCGAGTTTGTTCACAGCTTAAAGTTCTGCCAATTTGGGTGCATAGAAGACTATTATACGGCTCATTATCAATCCCCCAGACAAATGTTATGCCTTTGGAATAAACTGAGACGGCAAAGGAAGCCTTTGTGCTGTAACATGAGATAA
- the LOC140958722 gene encoding transcription factor bHLH79-like isoform X2 gives MQALFITIHQISVMDPSLMFSDNPSLYCLAELISSPLGGGGVELGAFGGGGGVGDASLEESTVTELSGGKRIRGVGNSIDGLSSKLVLASNANHAVNEPNSKRTKVSRSVVENVGSKAGGKTSSGTSIKPVDETSKCEPPKDYIHVRARRGQATDSHSLAERARREKISERMKIVQDLVPGCNKVSSFLSFVRN, from the exons ATGCAAGCCTTGTTCATCACTATTCACCAAATATCGGTAATGGACCCGTCGTTGATGTTTTCCGACAACCCGTCTTTGTATTGTTTGGCGGAGCTGATTTCGTCTCCGTTGGGCGGAGGAGGGGTTGAACTGGGGGCGTTTGGTGGCGGTGGCGGGGTTGGAGATGCTTCGCTGGAGGAATCGACGGTGACCGAGCTGAGCGGCGGGAAGAGGATACGGGGAGTTGGGAATTCCATTGATGGTCTCTCCTCTAAGCTTGTTTTGGCCAGTAATGCTAATCATGCTGTG AATGAACCAAACAGTAAAAGGACCAAAGTGTCAAGATCAGTGGTTGAAAATGTTGGCTCAAAAGCAGGAGGAAAAACAAGTTCAGGGACAAGTATCAAGCCAGTTGATGAGACGAGTAAGTGTGAACCGCCTAAAGATTACATTCATGTGAGAGCAAGAAGGGGTCAAGCCACTGATAGCCATAGTCTAGCCGAAAGA GCTCGGAGGGAAAAGATCAGTGAGAGGATGAAAATCGTGCAAGATTTGGTTCCAGGATGTAACAAGGTCTCTAGTTTTCTCTCATTTGTTaggaattaa
- the LOC140958722 gene encoding uncharacterized protein isoform X6: MQALFITIHQISVMDPSLMFSDNPSLYCLAELISSPLGGGGVELGAFGGGGGVGDASLEESTVTELSGGKRIRGVGNSIDGLSSKLVLASNANHAVARREKISERMKILQDLVPGCNKFLSMKLEAVNSGLNHRAEGFPSEYENEGGGLS; the protein is encoded by the exons ATGCAAGCCTTGTTCATCACTATTCACCAAATATCGGTAATGGACCCGTCGTTGATGTTTTCCGACAACCCGTCTTTGTATTGTTTGGCGGAGCTGATTTCGTCTCCGTTGGGCGGAGGAGGGGTTGAACTGGGGGCGTTTGGTGGCGGTGGCGGGGTTGGAGATGCTTCGCTGGAGGAATCGACGGTGACCGAGCTGAGCGGCGGGAAGAGGATACGGGGAGTTGGGAATTCCATTGATGGTCTCTCCTCTAAGCTTGTTTTGGCCAGTAATGCTAATCATGCTGTG GCTCGGAGGGAAAAGATCAGTGAGAGGATGAAAATCCTGCAAGATTTGGTTCCAGGATGTAACAAG TTTTTGTCGATGAAGCTTGAGGCTGTTAATTCAGGACTCAACCACAGAGCAGAAGGGTTTCCTTCGGAATAT GAAAATGAAGGGGGTGGACTCTCTTAA
- the LOC140958534 gene encoding hydroxyproline O-galactosyltransferase GALT6-like isoform X2, which translates to MKSVNVELFFLASRQRSIRALTVLGLLYLLLVGFEVPFVYKNGFSLVSETDFSRSVNGGFLNSKPFMLQSKENLEEKVAPVRPVDIPYHSRPDRRIIELAKTPLSSLNFNAGILNSSLKDGILKSAKVAFELGGKLWQELESMAKNRSDEEYIRGASLDSSSSSKFEECPHSISIPGEDFLKNGRVVMLPCGLTLDSHITVVAKPRVAHWETDPKISLLNEGQHVMVSQFMMELRGLRAVEGEDPPRILHFNPRLKGDWSGKPVIEQNTCYRMQWGTSHRCEGRNSRADEETVDGLMKCEKWIRDDDNESEESKAMWWLNRLIGRTKKVAVDWPFPFVENKLFVLTLIAGLEGFHISVDGRHIASFPYRTGFTLEDATGLFLTGDIDVHYIFAASLPTSHPSFAPQKHLDLSERWKAPPIRDGPVELFIGILSAGNHFAERMAMRKSWMQHKLIKSSIVVARFFVALHARKEVNVEVNKEANFFGDIVIVPYMDNYDLVVLKTVAICEYGVRALSANYIMKADDDTFVRVDAIIKEVKKVPNTRSLYVGNINYHNKPLRSGKWAVTYEEWPEEDYPPYANGPGYIISSDIANLILSDFEKHKLRLFKMEDVSMGMWVGKVNSSRPVEFVHSLKFCQFGCIEDYYTAHYQSPRQMLCLWNKLRRQRKPLCCNMR; encoded by the exons ATGAAGAGTGTGAATGTAGAGCTGTTTTTTTTAGCGAGCCGGCAAAGATCGATTCGGGCGCTGACTGTGTTGGGGCTTTTGTACTTACTTTTGGTGGGTTTTGAAGTTCCATTTGTGTACAAAAATGGGTTCTCTCTTGTTTCTGAAACAGACTTTTCTAGAAGCGTAAATGGTGGGTTCTTGAATTCCAAACCTTTTATGCTGCAAAGCAAGGAGAATTTGGAGGAGAAAGTGGCCCCTGTTCGTCCTGTAGATATTCCGTATCATTCACGACCCGATAGAAGAATCATAGAGCTCGCAAAGACTCCACTCTCGAGCTTGAATTTCAATGCCGGCATTTTGAATTCGAGTCTTAAAGATGGGATTTTGAAGTCCGCAAAGGTGGCCTTTGAACTGGGCGGAAAGCTTTGGCAGGAGCTCGAATCAATGGCAAAAAATCGCAGTGATGAAGAATATATCAGAGGTGCTAGTCTTGATAGTAGCAGTAGCAGTAAATTTGAGGAATGCCCCCATTCAATATCGATACCAGGCGAGGATTTCTTGAAGAATGGACGAGTGGTGATGTTGCCGTGCGGGCTAACTTTAGATTCGCATATAACAGTGGTGGCGAAGCCGAGGGTTGCACACTGGGAAACGGACCCGAAGATTTCTTTGTTGAACGAAGGCCAACATGTTATGGTTTCGCAGTTTATGATGGAGTTGCGGGGGCTGAGGGCTGTGGAAGGCGAGGATCCACCCAGGATTTTACATTTTAATCCGAGGTTGAAAGGGGATTGGAGTGGAAAGCCTGTCATTGAGCAGAACACCTGTTACAGGATGCAGTGGGGGACGTCACACCGTTGCGAAGGTCGGAACTCCAGAGCTGATGAGGAGACTG TTGATGGATTAATGAAATGTGAGAAGTGGATCCGGGATGATGATAATGAATCAGAGGAATCAAAGGCAATGTGGTGGTTAAACCGGTTAATCGGACGGACTAAAAAAGTGGCCGTCGATTGGCCATTCCCATTTGTGGAAAACAAGTTGTTTGTCCTAACACTTATTGCTGGCCTTGAGGGTTTCCATATCAGTGTAGATGGCAGACATATCGCCTCGTTTCCATATCGCACC gGATTTACACTTGAGGATGCCACTGGGCTATTTCTGACCGGCGATATCGATGTTCATTATATTTTTGCTGCGTCCTTGCCAACATCACACCCGAGTTTCGCTCCTCAGAAACATCTTGATTTGTCTGAAAGATGGAAGGCTCCCCCTATTCGGGATGGGCCGGTTGAACTTTTCATCGGTATTCTTTCCGCAGGCAACCACTTTGCGGAAAGAATGGCCATGAGGAAATCTTGGATGCAGCATAAGCTAATAAAATCTTCTATCGTTGTTGCACGTTTCTTTGTAGCTCTG CATGCGAGAAAGGAGGTCAACGTTGAAGTCAATAAAGAAGCAAACTTTTTTGGTGACATTGTCATTGTACCGTACATGGACAACTACGATCTCGTTGTACTAAAAACCGTTGCCATCTGTGAATATGGC GTTCGGGCTTTATCTGCAAATTATATTATGAAGGCCGATGATGACACATTTGTGAGAGTCGATGCAATTATTAAGGAAGTGAAGAAAGTGCCTAATACCAGAAGCTTGTATGTGGGGAATATAAATTACCACAATAAGCCCTTACGAAGTGGTAAATGGGCTGTCACGTATGAG GAGTGGCCAGAGGAAGATTATCCACCCTATGCAAATGGACCAGGCTACATTATCTCATCTGACATTGCAAATCTCATCCTTTCGGATTTCGAAAAACACAAACTGAGG CTGTTTAAAATGGAAGATGTTAGCATGGGAATGTGGGTGGGGAAAGTCAACTCCTCGAGACCAGTCGAGTTTGTTCACAGCTTAAAGTTCTGCCAATTTGGGTGCATAGAAGACTATTATACGGCTCATTATCAATCCCCCAGACAAATGTTATGCCTTTGGAATAAACTGAGACGGCAAAGGAAGCCTTTGTGCTGTAACATGAGATAA
- the LOC140958722 gene encoding uncharacterized protein isoform X5 produces MQALFITIHQISVMDPSLMFSDNPSLYCLAELISSPLGGGGVELGAFGGGGGVGDASLEESTVTELSGGKRIRGVGNSIDGLSSKLVLASNANHAVARREKISERMKILQDLVPGCNKVIGKALVLDEIINYIQSLQHQVEFLSMKLEAVNSGLNHRAEGFPSEYENEGGGLS; encoded by the exons ATGCAAGCCTTGTTCATCACTATTCACCAAATATCGGTAATGGACCCGTCGTTGATGTTTTCCGACAACCCGTCTTTGTATTGTTTGGCGGAGCTGATTTCGTCTCCGTTGGGCGGAGGAGGGGTTGAACTGGGGGCGTTTGGTGGCGGTGGCGGGGTTGGAGATGCTTCGCTGGAGGAATCGACGGTGACCGAGCTGAGCGGCGGGAAGAGGATACGGGGAGTTGGGAATTCCATTGATGGTCTCTCCTCTAAGCTTGTTTTGGCCAGTAATGCTAATCATGCTGTG GCTCGGAGGGAAAAGATCAGTGAGAGGATGAAAATCCTGCAAGATTTGGTTCCAGGATGTAACAAG GTTATTGGTAAAGCTCTGGTTCTTGacgaaataattaattatatccaGTCACTACAGCATCAAGTTGAG TTTTTGTCGATGAAGCTTGAGGCTGTTAATTCAGGACTCAACCACAGAGCAGAAGGGTTTCCTTCGGAATAT GAAAATGAAGGGGGTGGACTCTCTTAA
- the LOC140959989 gene encoding bifunctional riboflavin kinase/FMN phosphatase isoform X1 yields MLCGAARVRVSNVVLIVFEFPESGFVVLIVFEFQMSVLPNIERYILCTQGLRSELSMANSFRKLVSCVILDLDGTLLNTDCIVSDVLRVYLVKHGKQWDGRRAHRIVGKTPYEAAAAVVEDYELSISADELLSETSPIFADQWCKIKAQPGANRLIEYLKSNGVPLVLASNSPKANIEEKISHHQGWKESFSFIIGGDEVKSGKPSPEIYIEAAKRLKMDPSSCLVIEDSLPGVIAGKEAGMEVVAVPSLPKQSQLFTSADEVINSLLDFRPEKWGLPAFEDWVEGTLPIEPWYIGGPVIKGFGRGSKVLGIPTANLSTEGYSALLSDHPSGVYFGWARLATQGVYKMVMSIGWNPYFNNTEKTIEPWLLHDFNEDFYGEDLQLVIVGYIRPEANFPSLETLIAKIYEDREIAEKALDLPLYLKYKEDTYLKKSLQHSC; encoded by the exons ATGCTCTGTGGTGCTGCTCGTGTTCGAGTTTCTAATGTGGTGCTAATCGTGTTCGAGTTTCCCGAATCCGGTTTTGTGGTGCTAATCGTGTTCGAGTTTCAAATGTCTGTTTTGCCAAACATAGAACGTTACATACTTTGCACACAAG GTTTAAGGAGCGAACTGTCGATGGCAAATTCTTTTAGGAAGCTTGTGTCTTGTGTTATTCTAGATTTGGATGGAACACTTCTAAATACAG ATTGCATTGTGAGTGATGTTTTGAGGGTTTACTTGGTTAAACATGGGAAGCAGTGGGATGGAAGAAGAGCTCATAGAATTGTAGGAAAGACACCCTATGAAGCTGCTGCCGCTGTTGTTGAAGATTACGAACTTTCCATATCCGCAGATGAACTTCTATCAGAAACTTCTCCAATTTTCGCTGATCA ATGGTGCAAGATTAAAGCTCAACCTGGTGCCAACAGATTAATCGAATATTTAAAAAGTAACGGGGTGCCATTGGTCCTTGCTTCAAATTCTCCAAAGGCAAATATTGAAGAGAAGATATCTCACCACcagg GTTGGAAAGAATCATTCTCTTTTATCATAGGAGGTGATGAAGTCAAGAGTGGGAAGCCATCCCCTGAAAT ATATATTGAAGCAGCTAAAAGACTTAAGATGGATCCTTCAAGCTGTCTCGTAATTGAAGATTCATT GCCCGGCGTTATTGCTGGTAAGGAGGCTGGAATGGAAGTGGTTGCTGTCCCGTCCCTCCCTAAACAGTCTCAACTTTTCACCTCAGCCGATGAGGTCATCAATTCTCTGCTAGATTTTCGACCAGAAAAGTGGGGCCTGCCTGCATTTGAAGACT GGGTTGAAGGTACTTTACCAATAGAACCTTGGTACATTGGTGGTCCTGTCATCAAAGGATTTGGCCGTGGCTCAAAGGTCCTTGGTATCCCTACAG CTAATTTGTCCACGGAAGGCTACTCGGCTCTACTTTCTGATCATCCTTCAGGAGTTTATTTTGGTTGGGCCCGGTTAGCCACCCAAGGTGTTTATAAGATGGTCATGAGTATTGGTTGGAATCCTTACTTCAACAATACCGAGAAAACCATA GAGCCATGGCTGCTTCATGATTTCAACGAGGACTTCTACGGAGAGGACTTGCAACTTGTTATTGTTGGCTATATAAGGCCCGAG GCCAATTTCCCGTCACTCGAAACCCTGATAGCAAAGATTTACGAGGACAGAGAAATCGCAGAGAAAGCTCTCGATCTTCCCCTTTATTTAAAGTACAAGGAGGACACATACTTGAAGAAAAGTTTGCAACACAGCTGCTAA
- the LOC140959989 gene encoding bifunctional riboflavin kinase/FMN phosphatase isoform X2, whose product MANSFRKLVSCVILDLDGTLLNTDCIVSDVLRVYLVKHGKQWDGRRAHRIVGKTPYEAAAAVVEDYELSISADELLSETSPIFADQWCKIKAQPGANRLIEYLKSNGVPLVLASNSPKANIEEKISHHQGWKESFSFIIGGDEVKSGKPSPEIYIEAAKRLKMDPSSCLVIEDSLPGVIAGKEAGMEVVAVPSLPKQSQLFTSADEVINSLLDFRPEKWGLPAFEDWVEGTLPIEPWYIGGPVIKGFGRGSKVLGIPTANLSTEGYSALLSDHPSGVYFGWARLATQGVYKMVMSIGWNPYFNNTEKTIEPWLLHDFNEDFYGEDLQLVIVGYIRPEANFPSLETLIAKIYEDREIAEKALDLPLYLKYKEDTYLKKSLQHSC is encoded by the exons ATGGCAAATTCTTTTAGGAAGCTTGTGTCTTGTGTTATTCTAGATTTGGATGGAACACTTCTAAATACAG ATTGCATTGTGAGTGATGTTTTGAGGGTTTACTTGGTTAAACATGGGAAGCAGTGGGATGGAAGAAGAGCTCATAGAATTGTAGGAAAGACACCCTATGAAGCTGCTGCCGCTGTTGTTGAAGATTACGAACTTTCCATATCCGCAGATGAACTTCTATCAGAAACTTCTCCAATTTTCGCTGATCA ATGGTGCAAGATTAAAGCTCAACCTGGTGCCAACAGATTAATCGAATATTTAAAAAGTAACGGGGTGCCATTGGTCCTTGCTTCAAATTCTCCAAAGGCAAATATTGAAGAGAAGATATCTCACCACcagg GTTGGAAAGAATCATTCTCTTTTATCATAGGAGGTGATGAAGTCAAGAGTGGGAAGCCATCCCCTGAAAT ATATATTGAAGCAGCTAAAAGACTTAAGATGGATCCTTCAAGCTGTCTCGTAATTGAAGATTCATT GCCCGGCGTTATTGCTGGTAAGGAGGCTGGAATGGAAGTGGTTGCTGTCCCGTCCCTCCCTAAACAGTCTCAACTTTTCACCTCAGCCGATGAGGTCATCAATTCTCTGCTAGATTTTCGACCAGAAAAGTGGGGCCTGCCTGCATTTGAAGACT GGGTTGAAGGTACTTTACCAATAGAACCTTGGTACATTGGTGGTCCTGTCATCAAAGGATTTGGCCGTGGCTCAAAGGTCCTTGGTATCCCTACAG CTAATTTGTCCACGGAAGGCTACTCGGCTCTACTTTCTGATCATCCTTCAGGAGTTTATTTTGGTTGGGCCCGGTTAGCCACCCAAGGTGTTTATAAGATGGTCATGAGTATTGGTTGGAATCCTTACTTCAACAATACCGAGAAAACCATA GAGCCATGGCTGCTTCATGATTTCAACGAGGACTTCTACGGAGAGGACTTGCAACTTGTTATTGTTGGCTATATAAGGCCCGAG GCCAATTTCCCGTCACTCGAAACCCTGATAGCAAAGATTTACGAGGACAGAGAAATCGCAGAGAAAGCTCTCGATCTTCCCCTTTATTTAAAGTACAAGGAGGACACATACTTGAAGAAAAGTTTGCAACACAGCTGCTAA
- the LOC140958722 gene encoding uncharacterized protein isoform X4 produces the protein MQALFITIHQISVMDPSLMFSDNPSLYCLAELISSPLGGGGVELGAFGGGGGVGDASLEESTVTELSGGKRIRGVGNSIDGLSSKLVLASNANHAVARREKISERMKILQDLVPGCNKFLSMKLEAVNSGLNHRAEGFPSEYLPVPISNPNRTLYVSKTSREYDVDTQMLSFGT, from the exons ATGCAAGCCTTGTTCATCACTATTCACCAAATATCGGTAATGGACCCGTCGTTGATGTTTTCCGACAACCCGTCTTTGTATTGTTTGGCGGAGCTGATTTCGTCTCCGTTGGGCGGAGGAGGGGTTGAACTGGGGGCGTTTGGTGGCGGTGGCGGGGTTGGAGATGCTTCGCTGGAGGAATCGACGGTGACCGAGCTGAGCGGCGGGAAGAGGATACGGGGAGTTGGGAATTCCATTGATGGTCTCTCCTCTAAGCTTGTTTTGGCCAGTAATGCTAATCATGCTGTG GCTCGGAGGGAAAAGATCAGTGAGAGGATGAAAATCCTGCAAGATTTGGTTCCAGGATGTAACAAG TTTTTGTCGATGAAGCTTGAGGCTGTTAATTCAGGACTCAACCACAGAGCAGAAGGGTTTCCTTCGGAATAT CTACCAGTGCCAATATCCAATCCCAACAGAACACTATATGTGTCCAAgacatcaagagaatatgatgTAGATACGCAGATGCTCTCCTTTGGGACTTAG
- the LOC140958722 gene encoding uncharacterized protein isoform X3, which translates to MQALFITIHQISVMDPSLMFSDNPSLYCLAELISSPLGGGGVELGAFGGGGGVGDASLEESTVTELSGGKRIRGVGNSIDGLSSKLVLASNANHAVARREKISERMKILQDLVPGCNKVIGKALVLDEIINYIQSLQHQVEFLSMKLEAVNSGLNHRAEGFPSEYCNLYEEQSL; encoded by the exons ATGCAAGCCTTGTTCATCACTATTCACCAAATATCGGTAATGGACCCGTCGTTGATGTTTTCCGACAACCCGTCTTTGTATTGTTTGGCGGAGCTGATTTCGTCTCCGTTGGGCGGAGGAGGGGTTGAACTGGGGGCGTTTGGTGGCGGTGGCGGGGTTGGAGATGCTTCGCTGGAGGAATCGACGGTGACCGAGCTGAGCGGCGGGAAGAGGATACGGGGAGTTGGGAATTCCATTGATGGTCTCTCCTCTAAGCTTGTTTTGGCCAGTAATGCTAATCATGCTGTG GCTCGGAGGGAAAAGATCAGTGAGAGGATGAAAATCCTGCAAGATTTGGTTCCAGGATGTAACAAG GTTATTGGTAAAGCTCTGGTTCTTGacgaaataattaattatatccaGTCACTACAGCATCAAGTTGAG TTTTTGTCGATGAAGCTTGAGGCTGTTAATTCAGGACTCAACCACAGAGCAGAAGGGTTTCCTTCGGAATAT TGCAATCTGTACGAAGAACAAAGTCTCTGA